Genomic segment of Catenulispora sp. MAP5-51:
GCCGGGGCGAGGCCGGGTGCTGCGCCGCGCTCGCGGTGTTGGCCAGCAGGCCCACGACCAGCCCCGCGGCCGCCACGGTGGCGGCCGCGAATCTGGGCAGGGGTGATCGGTTGCGCATGGGGTGGCTCCTCAGGGGGTGGCGGTACGCCTCCGAGGGAGGCGCTGTGTGGTACGTAACATTGCACCCTCATGGATATGGAGCAACAGGCTGAGATACAGCACTCTTCGGGCCGGGGCTACAACATCAGGCGCCACCCATGCGCCACTCGTGCGCCATCGTGCGTTATCGCGCGCTACGGATGCGCCTTCGTGTACGTCCGCGAAGCCCAGGCCTGGAAGCTCGGCGATCTGGCGAGCAGTTCCCGGTGCGCCGCGTACGCCGCCGAGAACAGCGCCTCGGCCAGCGGTTCCGGCACGTTGTCCCGGCGCCAGGCCAGGACGTAGCGGCACCACAGCGGCGTGCCCGCCAGCGCTTTGACGATCACCCCCGGGCCCGGATCGAACGTCGCCTGCACCGGCGAGATCCCGAGTCCGGCGGCGACCATCCCCTGCAACTGGCCCCGGTCGCCGAGGTACTCGTGGACCTTCAGCGGCGTGAAGCCCGCGGCCTCGCAGGCCCCGTAGAACACCCCCGGCCAGCCGGCGCCGTCGTCGGGCGTCAGGAACCACGCCTCGTCGGCCAGATCGGCCAGGCGCACGTCCAGCGCGCGCCGCAGCCGGTGCCGCGCCGGCAGGGCCACGAAGGTGGGCTCGGTGAAGATCCCCCGGTGCCCGATCGCCTCGGAGTGCCGCAGCTCCGAGCCGGGATAGTCGGCCGCGATCGCCGCGTCCAGATCGCCCTTCTCCAACTGCTCGACGGTCTCGGAGGACGCGTAGACGCTGCTGACGGTCAGCGCGAGATCCGGGAACTCCTCACTGATCCGCGCCGTCATCCCGGCGAGCACCGGCGAGTTGGTCGCGGCCAGCCGCAGCACCCGCCCG
This window contains:
- a CDS encoding LysR family transcriptional regulator, which produces MDLELRHLRILCAIADAGSVARAGVVLGYSQQALSSQLRRIEQYFGRDVFERSTAGVQPTRYGREILARARDIVARVDSLDAVPEADGMAGRVLRLAATNSPVLAGMTARISEEFPDLALTVSSVYASSETVEQLEKGDLDAAIAADYPGSELRHSEAIGHRGIFTEPTFVALPARHRLRRALDVRLADLADEAWFLTPDDGAGWPGVFYGACEAAGFTPLKVHEYLGDRGQLQGMVAAGLGISPVQATFDPGPGVIVKALAGTPLWCRYVLAWRRDNVPEPLAEALFSAAYAAHRELLARSPSFQAWASRTYTKAHP